TCTGCCAAATCGCGCATCTCGACCGGCGTGTCGTGTTTTTTCAGGTATCGGAGTGCGTGTCGCCGACGTTGCGTCTGGAGGATGTGGAAGATTTTGTCCTTCGTCAGCGTGACCGGTTCATCCTCGTTCGGCAACGACGGGGCTTCAGAGAGAGTTTGCGTCGTAGCGCTCATGGTTCTTCGATGGATTGCATACGGCGACACATCATAAATCAGACCGACTCTCTCGCTTTCTTGCGAGCCGTTGCATTCCGTTCACGTCTTGCGATTGTACGGTTTGAACAGAGTGAACTGAGCACGAATTTATGTTTCTTCGGAGAGTATTCACTAGATTCGAAAAGTGTGTGGGAGTGTCTATCTTTTTGCCACTGACTGAAAAATAGTCAGTGCCATGAACGATACGATTACTACCCCCGTCGTTTCCGTCGGTGACAGCATACCCAACGGGCCAAAATTGAAGACGCTACCACCGAATAAGAGCGTCGAGAGTACCGAGAGCGCCAGATAGTAGTGTGCGTATCGCGGTTGTGTCATCCGATGTTTGCTTTGACTCCCTTATAGAGGTTCAACAGCAGTCCCGGAAGCTGTCGTGGTTCCGGCCGACGCGACTGACGGAGGTATCGAAATCCCGTCCGGAACTGACCCTCGTCCAAATAGTGGCGGGCGAGAATGTAATGATGTGCACCGGTCACGTCGATTCCCTGCTGCTCGAGCCGTTCGACTTCCTCGGAGAACGTCCGACGGAAGTGTTCGTCCGCTTTGGCGACCGAATCGGCCGGTGGCGACCCTGTTTCGTACCGGAGCAGCAGGGTCTCGTTCACACAGGCGAGCTTTCCGTGTTTGAGGACGCGGATGAGGAACTCCGGGTCCTGGAACCGGGAGAACGACTCATCGAACCCGTCGATTTCGCGGACGATATCGCTCTCGACGATGAGCGTCGAGCCCGCGCTCGTATGGAGGTCGTCGCTCAACGTCGGCCCGATGAGTTCCTTCCCACCTTCCGCACCCTCGGTCTTGTTCCGGCGTGAGATGAGTTGTGTCACGGCCTTCACCAACGGATTCTGCCCGTCGGGGTGGACGGTTTCCGCCTTGCAGTACGCGGCGACCCACTCGTCGGACCGCAGTTCGAGCGTGAGGACCTGCTTTTCGAGCTTCGTGGGAAGCCACACGTCGTCCGAGTCGAGAAACGCCATGTACTCTCCTTCCGCCCGTTCGATGCCGGTGTTTCGTGCGGCGCTCGCGCCCTGATTTTCTTCGTGTTGGACGAACTGGATTCGGTCGTCATCGTAGGATGCAACGACCTCTTCGGTGTCGTCCTGCGAGGCGTCGTCCACGATGATAAGTTCCAAGTCCTCCAGCGTCTGTGAGAGGACGCTCTCGATGGTTCGAGGGATGGCGTCCGCGCGGTTGTACGTCGGCACGATGACGCTAACAGTCGGTGCCATTTGTTGCTCAATCGTGTGCGTTCTCCGTGCTTTATTATCGACTTGCTAATCGTGGAGGGCCACCGCGAGCAGGACGATTGCAACCAACAACAGCACCAGAGACGCCAGCGAGAGGCTCGACGGGCCGACGCCGCCCGAGAACGTCGCCGCCTCGACGGCGACGAGTGCGACCACACCGGTTCCCGCGACGTGAACGAGTTCGATTTCGTGCGTGTCCTGACCGCGACCGAGGTGTTCGCCGACGTTGATGGCGTGCTCGCCAGCATCCCACGCGACGACCGTCGCGGCACCGGCCAACAGGAGCGTCCCGAGCGTGACCGCGTTGAAGATACCGGATGCCAGCACGCCGATGAAGACGAGCGCGGTACCCACCTTAACGAGTGCTCGGGACCCCGTTCCGCGCGCCGGGACGAGCGCGAGCGCGAGAACGATGACGCCGATCAACCCGGGAATTAGCCGAATGTATCCGCTTAGTTTGGTAATCGCGGAGAACGCGACGCCGAGCGACCCGGCGAACCCGGCGACACCGACGAATCCGACCACCGAACCGGAGACGAGCCAGTCGCGTCGCCACAGACCGACACCGGCGGCGAACGCCGCCACGCCGAGCAGTTCCAACGCGAGCGACAGCGACGACGCGCCGAGTTTCCACAGCGCGAACAGTGCGATACAGACCGCGAGTCCGCTCGCGACGCGCGTCGGCCGTTGCGTGGCGGTCGTCGTTCTCGTCGCCCCCGCGCTCATGCTCGAACCCTCCTCGGTCGGTCCAGTAACGCCGCGGCGAGCGGCGTCTCCGGGTCCCACTCGACGACCGGAATGTCCGCCTTTCGGAGCTCACTGAGGCGGTTTTCGCGTTCGACGCCCGCGAGACGCTGCCCGACGCTCTCGTCGGCGGTGACGTCGGGACTGATGACGCTTATCCGGTGGCCGTACGCGTCGAGGCGGCGCGCCGTCTCGACGATGGTTTGGTCGGAGAGCGGCGAGAGCAACACCACCTGTGCCGCGCTGGGAAGGCGCGTTCGAAGCTGTTCGACCTGTTCCTCGTGGTCTGCCTCCTCCGTCGGCGGGAGCGATGCGAACGCCGTGTGTGTCGCCAGCAGTCGCTGGGCATTGGCCCGGTGTGACCGCCCCGCGCCGGGTTCCAACCAGCACTGTTCGCGCCCGAACGCCGCGAGGCCGACGAGATTTCGGTCGCGGTGAAGCGACGCGAGCAACTGCTCGGCCGCGGAGACGCTGTAGGCGACGGCGTGAGGTTCGTCCGTCGTCGATCGGTAGGCGACCCGCCGCGCATCGACGAGGACGACGACCGTCGCGGCGTTTTCCTCGCGGTATTCGACGGTCGTCAGGGAGCCGGTTCGGGCGTAGCGGTTCCAGTCGATGCGGTGCATCGCGTCGCCAGCACGGTACTCCCGAGTCCGGTGGAATTCGATGCCGCTCCCGCCTTTCTGGGCGACGATACGGCCCACTTGGTCGAGCGTTTTGTCTCGGAGCGGTCCCTCGGCTCCGGTCGCGGTGCAGTCGAGTTCCGTATCCGCGGCCACGGTGGTCTCGACTTCCCGCGCGCCGCTCAAATCGCGGGCGACGACGGTTGCGGGTTCGAACGGGTGTTTGCCGTGTTTGGCCTGTATTCGGTAGGAAAAACGCACCGAGCGGCCGGGCCAAAAGACAGCACCGTTTCGCGGGGACCCGCCGGAAACGGAGAGCAGCGCGGGCACGCCGTCCACGATTCGGACGTCGGGGAGGAACCCGCCCTCGTTCGTCACCGTGACCGTGACCGTCACTTCGTCGCCGGGTCGCGGCGTGCTGTTGCTCAGCCGCCGTTCGAGTCGGAGCTTCGGCTCCGGGTCGGCAACCACACGCGGATAGGCGGCAAAGACGACGCCGACGACGGCGAGCAGGAGCATCGACGGTCTATCGACCGCCAGACCGACCGCGCCCGCGGCGAGCGAAAGCGCGATGACCCCCCGCCATCGGTGCGTTTCGGTCACAGCTCTTCACCCCTGTCGGCGATTTCCGCAGCGGTTCGGTGGGCGCAGTGTTGGTGCCACGTCCGGCCGGTAAGCAGGGACGAGACGCGGCGGCCCGCGCTCGAATTGGACACGTCGGAGCTGCTGAGATACGCGGCGGCGGTCGAGTCGTCGGTCCACTTCCCCGTTTCGACGAGGCGTTTCGCCTCGTTCCGGGAGCAGTTCTCGGCGCGCATGACCGTTTCCACCGCCGCCGTTCGAAGGCGCTCCTCGACGGCGTGCCGTCGCTTTCGACCGACGACCGGAAGCCGATAGCGCCACGACCCGACGGTTTCGTCGAAATCGTGTCCGGCGGGCGGAACGGTGACGGGGCGCTCCGGTGCGGGCATGTCGGCTTGAACGAGGTTACCGTCCCTCCCCGACGTGAGGACCGGTATCGCCACGAGGAGGCCGACCCCGCCGATGGCGACGACGAGCAGGTAGTCGTTGCCGAGCGCGGTGACGAGCGAGCGAACCGGCACCGCGTTCGCCCCGCCAGCGACCGCGAGGACGAGCGCGACGGTGCCAGCGAGCCCGAGCGTGACGCGACGACCCTTCATGTTTCACCCCCGAGTCTATCGCTACCGTGACGGATTCGGTCGAGTCGGTCGTCGGTGATCGGTTCGCCACCGTAGCGGACCTCCTCGAACGTCCGCGTCAGCGTTCGAACGGCGTCCTCGTCGCCACCGGCATCTATCGCCTCCCGCGCACACTCCCCCGGAGTCTTAGTGTGCGGACGGTCCACCCCGAACCGTTCGACCATCGACCACCACGCCCGTTCGATTTCGTTCGACGGGTCGGGAGTCGGCGCTGGTGGCGACGCCGGGCCGTTACTGGACGTCGTTTCTGTCGCCGAATCGTCGAACAAGTGGTCGCGGAACCGGACGCCGACCGCGACACCCCCGACGAGCACGGCGACCGGAACGACCCAAACGAGGACGCGCATGAGCTTTCGGAGCAGTGCGAGGAGGTCTTCGAGGAAGTCGAACTGCTTCCACGAGGCCTTCGACTTCGACTGCTGTTTCTGCGTGTTCGTGTTGGATTGCTTTTGCTGCTGTTGGCTCGCCTGTCGGTTCGTCTGCTCCTTTTTCGACTGCGATGACGCCGGTGACCCCTTCGACTGCGCTTCCCGCTTCAACTCGCCCGCGTCGTTCGGGTTGATGGGAAGCGACTTGTAGTTGATATCGATAACGTCGTCGGGTTTGGTGTGGACCGATGTACCGAGCGTCGAAGCGGAGGTCCCGATAGCGAAGATACAGCACAGCGCGATACCCGCCGCGAGGAGCCTATCCGTATTCATACCGAACCCCTCCACACGCTCGATGAGCCAGTTCCACCGGTAACATGAATAGAGTATCACGTCTTTGCGGGTTAATTATAGACCTCGTAAACACTCAGTAGGGGGACCAGAACGACCGACAAGGGATGGTTCCGGTCTGTTGCAACTCGGTGTTTTCGGAGTAACACCTCCGCGCTTAGTCACCCGATAATAAACATCGACGGATGCCTTTCACCACGTATGTCGAGCGACACGCGTGCGCAAGCCGTCGAACCGCCGGATTCCGGGGATGTTCCCAGGAATCACGACTTGGATGCTCTGGCGGACAAGAACTTGCTCATCGTCTCACACAGCTACAACCACTTCGTCAAGGGCCAGGTCGACGTCCTCGCCGACTACTTCTCGGAGGTGTACGTCCTCGTCCGCTACAACCGGTTCGCCGACATCTCCCGCTATCTGCCGGTCGATTACGCCAAGCCGTTCAGCAAGGATGCGAAGATAAACGAAGAAGACAAACCGGACAACGTTACCGTCATCAGCACGCCGCTGCTCTATCTCCCGCTCGACCTCCACCGTCGGTTCCTCGGCGACCAGCACGCTCGAAAGGTGAAGAAACTCCTCGACGACGTGCCCGTCGAATTCGACGTGATTCACGCCCACCTGACGTGGACCGCCGGATACGTCGCACGCGTCCTCCAGCGCGACCTCGGGATTCCGTTCGTCCTCACGGTCCACGAGAATCACGACCTGTTCATGGACCAACTCGAATCCTCGAACGACAAAATCGACCGAACGTGGGCCGCCGCCGACGCCATCGTTCGCGTCAATCGGCAGGACCAAGACACGCTTCGGCGGTTCAACGACGACGTGTTCTACATCCCGAACGGGTTCAGTCAGGACCGCCTTCGGCGCGTTCCACAGGCTGATGCGAAGAAGAAACTCGGCATCGCGGACGACACGAACCTGCTCTTCGCGCTGGGACATCTCAAGGAACGCAAGGGGTTCCACCACCTCATCGACGTGATGCCTGAGATTATCGAACGGGAGGGCGACGTCGTTTGCGCCATCGGCGGTCACGGCGGAATGCGCTCGGAACTCGAAGAGCAGATAGAGGAGTTGGGATTGGAGAACGACGTTCGGCTGCTGGGGTACGTCTCGAACGACGACCTCCGGTACTGGATGAGCGCCTGTGACGCGTTCGTGCTTCCGAGTTACAGCGAAAGCTTCGGCCTCGTGCAGTTGGAAGCCATGGCGTGCGGGTCGCCCGTCGTCTCCACGATAAACGGCGGGAGCGAAGAGGTCGTCACCTCCGAGGACCACGGTTTCCTCGTCGATAGCCCGGAGGACCACGACGCGCTTTCGGACGCCGTGGTGCGTGCCCTCCGAAAGGACTGGAACCGCGACGGAATCGAAGCGCACGCCGAACAGTTCACGTGGGAACGCGTCTGCGTGGATATCGCACACCTTCACGCGGACGTGTTGAATTTGTAGTACTGTTTACTTTAGAGCACTATCCTGTTCGGATACGGAATCGTTCCGTGACCGAACCGCGGTCTCTCCGTCCTTTTTCCGTCTCCCAGTTCGTGACATGAGTTGTCACACGTCGCTTACTTAAAGAATGGAACTACTAAGCCACAGACTTTGGCCGAAAGATACTAGTGGATATTATTGTTGACCGTCAGGGCTGCCAACGTACCGGGAATCCGGTAAATCGGGGTTGTGTTCCTCTCTCACGACGGTTGTCAGGAAACTCTGGGATTCAGAATGACTCATCAAAGCGACACACACGACACTAACGATTCGAAATCATCCATCGGAGCGACGCGCCGAACGTTCTTGAAAGGGGTAACCGCCGCGGGAGTATGTGCCATAGGGACGCAAACGATGTCCGGGACGGCGAGCGCCGAAATTCCGTACGCGAGCGACTACGGGACGGTCGTCAACTTGGTCGACGACGCGGGTGCGGACCCGAACGAGGGCGATTCCATCACGCCGCTGCTTCGAGAGTACGCCGACGATGACACGCTTCTGTATCTTCCCGGTGGCCGGTACTACATGGACGAACAGTTCCGCTTCACCGGCTTCAACAACTTCGGCATCATCGGCGAGGACGACACGACCATCGTTCCGGCCGACTACTACGATTTCGACGACGGCGGCGACTGGAACTACCGCCTCTTCCGTCTCGGCATCGCCTACAGCCCGGGTCGTGACCTCCGATTCCAGAACATCACCGTGGACCAAACGGCGGACGACACCGGGGTCCGCGTCATCGAAACCGCGATGGACGACGGTCTCATCGTCCGGGACGTTACCATCAACGGCCAGCACGACAGCGGGACGTGGGGTCCGGGGCGGTTCGTCATCACCGATTCCAGCGGCGAGGGACTCGTCGATAACTTCAGCGCGGCGGACGGCGGCGCGTGGAGCGGAAATACGCCGGCCGACCAACTGTGGCGCGGTCCGACGGGTATCATCTGCAACCGCTACAACAAGGGGAGCATCACGTTCAAGGACTGCGAATTGGGTCGGTTCCCGGACAACGGTCTCTACGCCGCCAACGGGTCGGGTCAGATAATCGTTGACGGCGGCTACTACGAGAACAGCCAAACGGCGAGCATCCGAATCGGCGGGCGCGATAGCATCGTTAAGAACGCGACCATCTCGGTAAACGAGAGCAGCGGCCACGGTAACCAACACGCCATTCGCGCGGAGAACGCGGGATACATGCGGATTATCGACTGTGACGTCGAAGTTACGGACCCGAACGGCGACGCCATCAAGTCGAAGAACGTCGGATTGCTGTACGTCGACGGCCTAAACGTCAAAACGTCGGGGAACGACGTCTGTCACGCGCTCCGATTGCAGGACGACACGCGCCAATCGCGTATCAAGAACTCCACGTTCACCCACGAAGCGTCCGGCGGCTTCTCGCTCTGGATTCAGGACGGCGAGGACCCGGTACACGTCGAGGACAGCCGTTTCGTCGGAAACGGCGGCGACGAAAGTGCGCGGGCGGCCGTCCGATGCGACCGGGACGAGTGTAACTTCCGGGACCTCTACGTCAAGCAGTTGGGTTCGTCCCGCCGTCGAGCGTTGGTCAACACCGGGGAAGACAACTTGGTCTACAAAGGGGAGTTCCGTTCCAAGGAGTACCCCATCATCGACCACGGCGTCAGCTCGTGGATAGAAGGGGTTTATGCGAACTCGGAGCGCGACCTTCCGGGACTTCGACTGACCGAATCGGCGAGCGATACGTACGTCAAAAAGAGCCACATCGTGGACGGAATCCGCGACGATAGCAACGAGGTAAGCGGCTGGGGGAACGACTTTAGCGCCTGATTCGGCCGGGAGCGGGCTTAAGGGACGGATAATAATATAGACACGAATCCTGTGCTCCGGTACATGAACATCACGGAGACGATTCGGCGTGTCCGACGTGGCATCAAGGAGCCACATCTCGTTACTCGGGAGCTGAATAAGCACTACTATAAGCGTAAAGAGCCGAGTCCCGACGCCGTCGAATTTTTCGACGAGGACTGGGACAACCTCATTATTCTCGACGCCTGCCGCTACGATACCTTCAAAAAGTGCAACACGCTTCCCGGAGAGCTTCAGTCACGGCAAACCAAATCGAGTTCGACGCCGGACTTTCTCGCCACGTATTTCGACGGTGCCGACCTCCGCGATACCGTCTACGTGACCGCGAATCCCCAGCTCTACCGGAAGCGCGACCGGATAGACGTACAACTCCACGACGTCATCAACATCTGGCAGGACGAGGGCTGGGACGACGAGTTCCGAACCGTCCGCCCCGAAACGGTCGTCGATGTCGCGAAGGACGCCGCCGAGCAGTACCCGGACAAGCGATTGGTCGTCCATTTCATCCAACCCCACTATCCGTTCATCGGACCGACGGGGAAAGAACACCTCGACCTCGACTCGCTCGACTTCTGGAACCGCGTGATGGCCGGGGAAGTGGACGTTCCGGTCAGCGTCCTCTACAAGGCCTACGAGGAGAACGTCGAGATGGTGCTCCCCCACGTCGAGGAACTGCTCTCGACGCTCCAGGGCAAGAGCGTCGTGACGGCGGACCACGGCGAAGCGTTCGGCGAACGCGCGCGGCCGATTCCGATGGCGGAGTACGGCCACCCGAACGGCATCTACATCCCGCAACTGACGACGGTCCCGTGGCTCGTCCACCAGAACGGTGCACGGCGGAGCATCACCGAGGGTGACGAGGGAGAACACATGGAGGAGGACGTGTCGGTCGACGTCGAGCAGCGATTACAGGACCTCGGATACGCGTAAAACCGTCTCTATCCGATTCATAATAAAGTCCCTTTAGAAACACTGTGATGATAGATACTGGAATGACGAGCACTGCATCGAGGGGGCGTACGTGCAACGGAGCATTCTGAGCGGCGTCCTTTCGGTCGCCGGGACGAAAGTCCTCACACTCGTCATCGGTATCATGACGACGCCGATACTGTATCGGTTACTCGGACCGACCGGCATCGGCGTCTACACTACCGTTCTGTCGGTGTTCTCCCTGTTCATGATACTCGTCAGCTCCGGCATCTCGGACGGCGTTCGGAAGTTCATCGCCGAGGAGCACGAGATGGACTGTTGGGAGGAGTACGTCGTCGGGTTTTACTTCCGACTCGCGCTCGTGCTCGCAGTCGCGGGAGCGATACTGCTCGCGCTTGCGACGTGGACCGGGGTCGTCGCGTGGATTTTCGGCCCGGAGTACGAGTTGTACTTCTACCTCCTCACGGTGATGACGATAGCGAGTCAGTTCCAAGCGTACGCCCGTCGGACGCTGATGGGGTTCGGTTTGGAGCGATACTCGGAACCCCTGAAGGTCGTCCAGCGAGTGACGTTCATCGTCGTCGCCCTGCCGCTGGTCTACTACATGCGAAACCGAGGAATGCTCGAAATCGCGGTTCTCGGCGCGTTAGCCGGGAAAATAGCCGCGGCGACCATGGTGGCGGTCATCGGGTTCGCGCTCATCATAAAGCGGACGTCGCTCCGTAGTTTCCTTCGGTCGACGCCGGAGGACTTCCCGCGGCGCCGGATGCTCGCGTTCAACTCGCTGTCCATCGTGCTCATCCTGCTCCTCATGTCGCTGTACCACGTCGACATCCTGATGCTCCAGCTGATGTCGGGGAGCAACGAACAGGTCGGATACTACCGCGCGGCGCTAAAACTCGCGGAGTTCCTGTGGTTCATTCCGATGGCGCTCCAGACGGTGTTCGTCCACTCCACGTCCGAACTGTGGTCGAACGGGAAGACCGAACGCATTTCGAAGTTGTCGGCGCGGACGACCCGCTACACGTTCCTCCTGACCGGCGTGATGGGGCTGGGTCTGGCGGCGCTCGCGAACATCGCCGTCCCGGTCTACTTCAGTGCGAAGTACCTGCCCGCGGTGACGCCACTGCTCTTGCTGTTGCCGGGGTCGCTCGGGTTCGCGGTCGCCCGACCCATCCTCGCCATCTCGCAAGGGAAGGGCGACCTGAAATACCCGATTATCGCCACGGGGACGGCGGCGGGCATAAACTTCGTCCTGAATTTCCTGCTCATTCCACGGTACGGGATGCAGGGAGCAGCCGTTTCGACGAGTATCGGCTACGGTTCGATGTTCGTCTTCCACCTCTGGAGCGCCCGAAAGGTCGGCTTCGACCCCCTATCGGACGCCCGCCTGGGACGGATTTTGGGGACGACGATACTGTCGGCACCCCCCATCTTCGTTCTCGCGCGAGTACTCGACGTTCGCCCCCTCATCGCGGGGTTCCACGTCCCGTTGGCCCTCGCCCTCGTCCCACCGCTCGGACTGGGCGTCTTCACGTTCTTCGCGTTCGCGACGGGAGCCCTCGGTTTCGGAGAGGTCTTCGATACGCTCTCGTCGTTCCCCGAACCGCTCGGCTCGCGGGCCGAAACACTACAGACCAAAGTGAGAGAAAACACAATGTCATCCGACTCGATACAGAAGCTGATGGTCGTCACCGGCATTCTGCTGTTCGTCTCGGGGATCGGGTACGCGTTCCTCGACCCCGGAATCGGCGGAATCGGCGGAGTCGGCGGTGCGAACCAAGGATCGTCCATAAATAACACGCAAACGGTCGCGGGAACGACGGTGGCCGAGACGACGCACGGTACGACGCCGACGAAATCGACGACGCAAGCGAAATCCACCACGGAGAAGACGAGTACGTCGCCGTCAACGACGACAACGGATACGAATCCGCCACCATCCACGACGTCCGATACGAATCCACCGCCGTCCACCACGACGGATACGAATCCGCCACCGTCCACGACGACGACCACATCGCCGCCCACGACCACGACTACGAGCGGTACGACCACCACCACGACACCACCGACGACCACGACTACCACCAGCACGACAACGACGACCACGACCACAACCACGACACCGCCATCGACAACCACGACTACCCCCGGTACGACGACAACGACGAGTGGCGCGAGTACGACGTCACAGTCGTCCACGACGACCACGGGGTCGACGGCGGGCACCACATCGTCACCGACGGACACAACGTCATCGACGACGAGTAGCGGTTCCACGTCGAATACGACGACGAATTCGTCGTCGTGGTTGTGAGCGACGATACGAACGACGACTTCAACCAGAACGCGGACTGAACCGCGGGAACGGTAGTTCTGGATGAGCACTGAACGGGGGCGAAAGGGGACCGACGGTGCTGTTTTTGCTTTCGGACTGAACGAGACAGCCTGACCGCCGTACTCGATCGGTTCGAGAGCCGAGAGACGCGAGCGAGACAGGCATTTAGCTCCGAGCGAGGAGCATGGGCGTCCAAGCGGCGCGGTCGTCGCGGGCGATGTGCGCGACGTGGACGGAACGGGAACGGACGAGCGACGGAGAGACGCGTCTCACGGATGCGTCACGCACGACGGCGAGATGAAAAGCGAACGACCGTCGGTTCAGCGGGTCGAAACGCGGGCGGGGAAATTCCGGCCCGCGGCTAAAAGAGACGCACGATAGCCGTGCGGGGACGGGCGGAGAAAGCGAATGACAGGCGTCGAAGGGGCTTAGATGAGCATTCCCTTCTCTTCCAGATCCGAGATGGTGACCACTTCGACGTTCTTGTTTTTGATGTACTTCAGGATGTTCTCGAACCGCTTCTCGGGAACGCCGTTTTCCCCGCCGATCTTGTGGAACAGGAGCGGCGAGAGCTGTTTGTACTTGGCGGCGTGGTCGATCTTCTGTTTGACGTTCTTGAGGTCACCCTGACCGTACATCCGCGAGATGATGGTGTTCTTCTGAATCGCCGGGAGCGCGTTCGGCGACGCGCCGAACGAGAGCGTCAGGTCGAAGTGCTTCTGCGCGAGGTCGAACGTGTTCGGCCCGACGACGTTCTTCGGGACGGCCATGTACTTGTGACCGTCGTAGCCGTACTTCTTGAGCCACTGCTGGCACTCCTTCATGAGCTTCTCCTGCTCTTTTTTCGGCCGCTTGTCCATCGGCGTCGCCTGCGTGTTGGGATGGCAGATCATGTCCCAACCGTCGTTTACCATCTCGTTCATCTGGGTCCGGTTGAGGAACCCGTCGTCGAAGACGGCATCCGAGATGATGGCGTCGACGCCGGAGAAGCCGTACTTTTTCATGGTTTTGTACGCCTTCGTGTACTGCGATTCGAGACCGTCGTCGAACGTGAGCATCACCATCCCCTTGTCGGGGGCGGGGACGGTTTTCAGGTCGTCCACGTAGAACTCGATGGGTTTCTGGGTGTTGGGGTCCGTCGACCGACCGATGATGCGGAGTTCGTAAACCTTCGAGAGGTCGATCTTCTTC
This is a stretch of genomic DNA from Haladaptatus paucihalophilus DX253. It encodes these proteins:
- a CDS encoding oligosaccharide flippase family protein; this translates as MQRSILSGVLSVAGTKVLTLVIGIMTTPILYRLLGPTGIGVYTTVLSVFSLFMILVSSGISDGVRKFIAEEHEMDCWEEYVVGFYFRLALVLAVAGAILLALATWTGVVAWIFGPEYELYFYLLTVMTIASQFQAYARRTLMGFGLERYSEPLKVVQRVTFIVVALPLVYYMRNRGMLEIAVLGALAGKIAAATMVAVIGFALIIKRTSLRSFLRSTPEDFPRRRMLAFNSLSIVLILLLMSLYHVDILMLQLMSGSNEQVGYYRAALKLAEFLWFIPMALQTVFVHSTSELWSNGKTERISKLSARTTRYTFLLTGVMGLGLAALANIAVPVYFSAKYLPAVTPLLLLLPGSLGFAVARPILAISQGKGDLKYPIIATGTAAGINFVLNFLLIPRYGMQGAAVSTSIGYGSMFVFHLWSARKVGFDPLSDARLGRILGTTILSAPPIFVLARVLDVRPLIAGFHVPLALALVPPLGLGVFTFFAFATGALGFGEVFDTLSSFPEPLGSRAETLQTKVRENTMSSDSIQKLMVVTGILLFVSGIGYAFLDPGIGGIGGVGGANQGSSINNTQTVAGTTVAETTHGTTPTKSTTQAKSTTEKTSTSPSTTTTDTNPPPSTTSDTNPPPSTTTDTNPPPSTTTTTSPPTTTTTSGTTTTTTPPTTTTTTSTTTTTTTTTTTPPSTTTTTPGTTTTTSGASTTSQSSTTTTGSTAGTTSSPTDTTSSTTSSGSTSNTTTNSSSWL
- a CDS encoding polysaccharide deacetylase family protein; the protein is MRRQTRRTFLTTVGAAGTAGLAGCSGVIGNDSDNSSTTSSTNGKGNGTNTGGGEETTTEGGNDAPAGPQTFEGFEKLGPWSAVDGQGSLKKSTKVKYEGSQSAHIVGSKQTKQGMIHRVNFGDNPADFSGKNLSLAFKCTSHDFVKIAVQLYAPDRGHIVEMKRTLYGPKGKWVRVNLGVTSEMDPKKIDLSKVYELRIIGRSTDPNTQKPIEFYVDDLKTVPAPDKGMVMLTFDDGLESQYTKAYKTMKKYGFSGVDAIISDAVFDDGFLNRTQMNEMVNDGWDMICHPNTQATPMDKRPKKEQEKLMKECQQWLKKYGYDGHKYMAVPKNVVGPNTFDLAQKHFDLTLSFGASPNALPAIQKNTIISRMYGQGDLKNVKQKIDHAAKYKQLSPLLFHKIGGENGVPEKRFENILKYIKNKNVEVVTISDLEEKGMLI